A genomic stretch from Patagioenas fasciata isolate bPatFas1 chromosome 10, bPatFas1.hap1, whole genome shotgun sequence includes:
- the LOC136113489 gene encoding olfactory receptor 14J1-like: MSNSSSITQFLLLAFTGTQELQLLHFWLFLGIYLAALLGNGLIITTIAWDQHLHTSMYFFLLNLALLDLGAISTIVPKSMANSLWDTRAISYAGCATQLFLFLFFISAEYSLLTVMSYDRYVAICKPLHYGTLLGSRACVHMAAAAWATGFLTALLHTANTFSLPLCKGNALDQFFCEITQMLKLSCSNSYLKEVGLLVFIGFLVLGCFIFIVLSYVQIFRAVLRIPSEQGRHKAFSTCLPHLAVLSLFLSTAMFAYLKPPSISSPSRDLVVSVLYSLVPPAVNPLIYSMRNQELKDALRKLLQYSLLQVYKVCVISLGL, encoded by the coding sequence atgtccaacagcagctccatcacccagttcctcctcctggcattcacaggcacacaggagctgcagctcttgcacttctggctcttcctgggcatctacctggctgccctcctgggcaacggcctcatcatcaccaccatagcctgggaccagcacctccacacctccatgtacttcttcctgctcaacctcgccctccttgacctgggcgccatctccaccattgtccctaaatccatggcgaactctctgtgggataccagggccatttcctatgcaggatgtgctacacaactctttctgtttctctttttcatttcagcagagtattctctcctcacagtcatgtcctacgaccgctacgttgccatctgcaaacccctgcactacgggaccctcctgggcagcagagcttgtgtccacatggcagcagctgcctgggccactgggtttctcactgctctgctgcacacggccaatacattttcactgccactgtgcaagggcaatgccctggaccagttcttttgtgaaatcacccagatgctcaagctctcctgctcaaactcctaCCTCAAGGAAGTTGGgcttcttgttttcattggttttcttgttttgggatgttttattttcattgtgctgtcctatgtgcagatcttcagggccgtgctgaggatcccctctgagcagggacggcacaaagccttttccacctgcctccctcacctggccgtgctctccctgtttctcagcactgccatgtttgcctacctgaagcccccctccatctcctccccatcccgggacctggtggtgtctgttctgtactctttggtgcctccagcagtgaacccgctcatctacagcatgaggaaccaggagctcaaggatgccctgaggaaactactTCAATACTCACTGCTTCAGGTTTATAAGGTTTGTGTTATCTCACTAGGGCTGTAA